GACAATTACAGGTATGGACCTATGTCGCAATCGTATTGGATATGAAGATGCAAAAGCATTGGCTAAAGTATTAACAGGCAATCGCGCAGTTACCTATCTTAATTTAAATGCTAATGGTATTGGCAATATAGCTGCATTAGGAGTCGCATTGTATAAGCTATTAAAAGATAATCAATCAATTAAAAATATTGATTAAAGCTTCAATAGGATACGACTTGAATGGTAAAAAATTTAGTTATAGCATTAAAAAATAGTACAATTTCAACTATTTACCTAAGCAATCAATCGTATTGATGCTAAAATTGTAAAAACATTAACTGAAGAAGTATCAAAAAGCAATCCACACTTGCAGCTGTAGAAAGTGTTAGGGTAGCTAGGGTCTATGATGCAATAAATGGATAATCCGAAGTAGTCAATGGGAAGCGGCACATATAGGCATTAACTATTTGTTTTACTTCCTTAATCTGGGAATCTTTGTCTTTATTTTTAAGCAGATAGTCTATCCACTCCACTATCAATGGCATATCCTTTTCTTTTAAGCCTCTGGTGGTAACAGCAGCTGTTCCCAAACGAATACCTGATGTGACTTGAGGCGTATTTTTATCAAAGGGAACCAAATTTCTATTTGTAATAATATCCGCTTTTTCTAAAGCTGCTTCAGCTTCTTTTCCCGTAATATTTTGTTTAGAAAGATCAAGCACCAACAGGTGGTTATCAGTTCCTCCTGATAAAATATGATATCCTGCATCTAGAAAGGCTTGTGCCATGGCTTGGGCATTTTTTTGTACTTGTTTAGCATAACATGTAAAACCATATGTCATAGCCTCATAAAAGGCAATGGCTTTAGCTGCAATACCATGCTCTAATGGTCCTCCCTGTATACCAGGAAAAACAGCAGCATCAAGTAAGGCAGACATCTTATGTAATTGACCACTTTTATTGGTTTTACCCAAAGGATTATCAAAATCCTTTCCCATTAATAATAGGCCACCTCTGGGTCCTCGGAGGGTTTTGTGTGTCGTAGTGGTTACAAAATGACAATAAGGAAAAGGATTGTTCAACAATCCTTGGCTAATAAGTCCAGCAGGATGGGAAATATCTGCCCATAAAAAGGCAGCTATTTCATCCGCAATAGTACGCAATTGTAGATAATCCCAGTCGCGGCTATAAGCAGAAGCACCACAAATGATGATAGCAGGTTTTTCGCTTCTTGCTTTTTGGGCTACTGAATCCAAGTCAATATAACCTGTTTCTGGATTTACACCATAAAAAGAAGCCTGGTAAAGCTTACCAGAAAAATTTACAGGAGAACCATGGGTTAAATGACCCCCATGTGCTAAATTAAAACCTAAGATCTTATCTCCAGGCTTTAAAACAGCCATCAGTAATGCAGCATTAGCCTGAGAACCAGAATGTGGCTGCACATTTGCCCACTCTACTTTAAATAGGTTTTTTGCACGTTCAATAGCCAATAATTCTATCTCATCTATGATATGGCATCCACCATAATAACGTTTCCCCGGTAGACCTTCTGCGTACGCTAAGTAAACAGGATCGTAGTTTTTAAAGCGTATTACTTTTTGCCCCTCTATAGGTAATACATAGAGCGCCTGTATAGCATCAGCTGTTTCCTGAATCGCTACGTAGCCCCCATGCGCCTCTACCGTTTGTCTGCATTCTATTTGGTAAAGGTGCTTTTCAGTTAGCGGAGCAGCTGTTACCCTTGGTTCGGCAATGCTGTAAACAGGTAACGTTTGAGGCAGCATCGTATCGGTAGTAAACCAAAAAACCAGCGCAGGCAAGCGCAGCGGCTCTGCTTAAGCAGGCGTATCCCTATCGTAATTATACTGTAGCAGACTATCCGCAATAGTAGCTGTAACCGTATGCTCTACTGTTTGTGCACATTGACTCATTTCCCATAGGTTAAGCATCAAAAAACATTCAAATAGCTCTGGGTAGACCCAGAGCTGCGTACGATTTGTTTGTTTGTGTAAGAGTAATTGTATGTCAGTATCTAACGTTCGTATGTGATCGTGTACGGTTAGCAAGCAATCTTCCCATGCGATCCGTTTTATTTTGTTTTGATTCAATTCTATACCATGTCCCAATTGGGCTTTCCATAAGTGTAGTTTTCCAAATTTATGTAGCTTGTTTAAAAAGTTACTAATATTTTTACTCAGTTTTTCTTGCCCATGGGTAGCAAGGTAGTGATAGGATTCCTCTAATGCATGGCTCATTTCCAAGAGTAGTTGACTATCATGGGTAGCTCTAGCCTGGACCAGTTGGCTTGGTTGTAAATGGCTTCTAGTGAAATCCTATGCTCATAGGTTCTGGTAAGTTCTATTACCCTAAGTTTGGCAGTTGATTTGTCTCGTAAATACTTATAAATACTTAGTCGTCCCTGAAGTATTATATATTTTCTTGTTATTCAATATAAAATTTATTAAATTTGTATTATTCAATAACCATTTTTTGAGTTTTTATATAAAAACCTTGCAAAATAGGCATGAAATCTAAGAAGATATATCCTAATTGTGGTAGGTTTTTTGAGCAACGTTTATCTAGTTTTCTTAACCCTAAACACGCTTTATTGCAGCTATCTGATTCGATTCCTTGGCAATGCTTGGAATCAGATTTAGATCGCCATTTTAGCTATGGCCTTGGGGCAGCCTCCTTTACCTATGCGTTTGATTGTAGGACTGCTCATTATAAGTCATATGTATCGTCTTTTTGATGAACAAGTAGCAGCTAGATGGGTGGAAAATCCTTATTGGCAATACTTTTGTGGTTATAATTTTTTTCAGTTTAAAGTACTTTTGCTACCTTGCAATACGGTTCGGCAGCAGAAACTGCGGCTGATCTCCCTTCCTTAACTTTACCTGCACTGGCTTTCTGTTTTAGTACGGATACAAGTCTACCAAACCTAAAACCTAGCTATCGTATTACAGCAATGAACGCAAATATTACCCTACCTGCTAGTGAAGCGCAGTTTTATCAACTAGAAAGCAAACAAATCGTAGAAGCCCATGGAGGCTATGTGGAAATAATAGAAAGTCCAACGCAGGTAAATTGTCTTTACGTATTCCCGCTGGATGGCCGTAACGTTATGCGCTTTAAAACGTATAATCCTGCTGATATGATAGCTAATACCATAGCTGAAACAGCGGAAAGTTTAGCACAAGAGCAGGAATTGATAGGGTTACTCACTACACAAACTACGCTTAGCGCAGAACGTATACAGCAAACCATTGCCTTTATTAAAAACGCTCATGGTTTAGTACGGCGTAAATCAGGGGCCCCCTATTATACCCATCCCATGGCGGTGGCTAAACTGCTGTTAGAGGTTACCCAAGATCCCGACACCATCCTAGCGGGTTTGTTGCATGATATCGTAGAGAATACGCCTATTACACTTCATCAACTAGAATTGATGTATGGCAGTGCGATAGCTGCTGTGGTCGATCAGGTTACCCACTACAATACCAATGGGTATCCTTGGGAATTAGATAAGTTAGAAAATAAAAATATATTAAATCAATGTAAGGATACACGTGTGGTACAAGTAAAGCTAGCAGATCGATTGCATAATATGCGTACGTTATCTGCCCGTAAGCCATCCGATCAACAGCGTATAGCGCAGGAAACCTTAGCTTTTTATATCCCGTGGGGAACAAAGCACCACGTACCTCAGCAATGGCTGACAGAAATGCAGCGCATTTGTGGACAGTTTCTTGTCTAATCATCCTACATTCTAAATTGTATAACATGATTATTGTCCGTTTTTCAGAGATAAAGCTTATATCCTACTTACGTTTAAAGCATAAGAAACCATAACCGGAAACCTAAAATAGGATGTTTTAATCAAAAAGATTTTAACGGACCAGCTAGCTGCACAGGAAGGCTATCCTATTGGTAGTTATGCAAAAGATGTGGGGGAAAAGGATAGGGGTACAAACAAAATCGTGCGTAAATACACTCTAGGGGCTACCATTTAGCCGAATATTCTTCCATAACATAAGCCCATTGTAATAAAAAATTGGGAAGTATTTCTCATTAGAAATCTAAATAAAATCTATACATTTCAGTAACTTTTAGATAGGACTTTTCCTCTTTGTAAAACTTTTGTTTTCTACAAAAAAGCAATCATACTATACGAGGTATATAAAAATAGGCCCCCATAATTTTTGCGTTTGGTCTTATTTATTTTGTAGACTATTACATTTAACCACTTAATGCTTCTTTGCAAGCTATCTTTATGACAGGAAGATTAAAGCACGATGGACTAGCCAAACTAATCCTTTCAGATCCAATAGCTGCTCAGGAATTTCTAAATCATTATTTACCAGAATCTTGTAAAGCATAATTAGATTTAACCACGATTAAGGTTGAAAAAGAATCGTTTGTAGAGGAAGATTTAAAGCAAAAATTTAGTGATTTAGTCTTTTCGATTAAAATGCAAAATAATGAAGAAGCATTCATTTACACATTAATAGAAGCTGAGGGTAGTCCTAAGTATTGGACAGCATACAAGTTATGGAAATATATATTTTTGCTACTCGAAATACATAAAACGAAAAAGAGATCAAAATTACCCCTCATAATTCCCATAGTCGTATATCATGGGAATAGACGCTTTAATGCCCCAAGAAATTTATGGGACTTATTTAGTCACCCTAGTCTTGCTCAATCGCTTATGGGAGGAGATTATCAACTGGTAGACTTATATGCTATGTCCGATGAATAGATCAAGCAGAAGGCACATTTAGGGATGCTGGAATACTTTATGAAATATATATATTCCCGTGATATGATTAAGTTATGGGAAGAATTTTTAGAAACCTTTAAATCTTGTATTCTCCTTGACAAAGAAAAGGGTTATATTTATGTAAGGAATTTCTTATGGTACAGCGATAGCAAATTACCTGAAGATAAACAACCCGTTCTAGAGAATATAATCACAAAATATCTACCTAGAGAAGATAAAGAAAATATTATGAGAACTATAGCACAAAAATATAGGGACGAAGGGATTCAAATAGGGCAAGAAAAAGGGATCCAAATAGGACAAGAAAAAGGGATTCAAATAGGGCAAGAAAAAGGGATCCAAATAGGACAAGAAAAAGGGATTCAAATAGGACAAGAAAAAGGAAAGATAGAGATAGCTAAGGCTATGCTTCTTAAAGGTTATCCTATGGAAGATATTGTGCTTCTTACTGGATTATCTTCTTCTCATATCCAGGATCTTGTAATGGAAAAGGCTTCTAATTAAGATAAGATTGGCTCTTAAGGATTTTATATAAAACAACTCAAAAAATGGTTATTGCATACTATAAATTTAATAATTTTTATATTGATTAACAATAAAATACATATAATACTTCAGAGACGAAAATACATAATACTTCGGAGACGACTAAGTACCAAGGATGTTCCGTATCTATTTCTCCATATTCTACTTGCTTACTTTTACGTTTTTCTAATAATGTAAGCTATCTTGAATTAAATTCTCAGTTTGACTGTCCAGCGCAGAGGTCGCTTCATCTAATATCAGTATAGGTGCATCCTTTAAGATGGCACATGCAATAGCCACTCTTTGACGTTGTCCACCAGAAAGTTTAACGCCTCTTTCTCCGACATAGGTATTATATATACTGTTCCGGTAACGCACTGATGAAATTGTGCATATGTGCTTTCTTACTAGCTTCTACTACTTCTTTATCTGTAGCATCTAGATGACCATAACGAATATTTTCCATAAGGGTACGATGAAATAGTGATATATCCTGCGGAATAACAGTGATCTGACTGCTCAATGAATCTTCTGTAACGTGCTGAATATTTTTACTATCAATCAGTATGATACCACGTTCATAGTCAAAATAACGTACCCTACTAAGCCTATTTTTTCACCAGGTTTAATGCGGAGGCTAAGGTTTTTAAAAACAGATTTTTGATCTTTATAATTAAAATAAATGATAGCTGATACCAGCTACAAAAAGGAATATCTTTGGCATCAGTACAAAAAATACTTGGACATAATAGGTTAATGACCACCGCAATCTATCTTACTTTTACCGACGCGCACGTTATGGAAGAAAATGCCGCTAAGTGGTAAGCGCTTAGCATGCATTTAGGAACGATTTTTCCTAATACCCTATATAGTCGTTAAAATTTAATTAAAGAGCGTGGCTATTGGCTAGGAAGTACCGTTTCATACAAGGTAAAATATTTTTTTCGAAAGGCTATGTAGCCTTTCATATATTCCATTTCTTGCGGCGTAGCGAGCGTACCTGCTAAGATCTTTTTTGCGATTTCTTTTAGCCCACAGGGGATAGTAGGTAGTGCTATAAAGCGATGTAATGCCCTTTGGAGGTCTTTATCTTCCTGGTTCAGGATAAAAAATGGATATTTAAAACAGCTTAGTCCCTTACGAAGGAATAAAGATTCCATCAATAAAAGAGACATACCTTTAGTGCTATCTGGAGAAAAATAGTAGTAATTACAAGCTGAATTAATGAGTACATCATATTTAAGTATATCTCCCTGAAATGCTCCTAGTTGATGCATCATAACAATAGCCCAGAATCTAGCTACCTTCGATTGACACTTTGGCTGATCAAAAATATAATAGTTACCACTCATTAAATAGTGGCTAGGGTGGTCTACTAGAATTAAAAACTCTGGAATATAGCTACTACTTTGGCTAACATCTTGCGGTATATAATAGGGGTCATATTCTATATACTCCTGCTGTATCGCATCACATATTTTTTGAGGAAAGCTTATGCCAGCATATTGATTATAGCTTTTTGGAAAATTATCCTTATAGGGACAATCATCTGGATACAACCCGGATAATGCTCGTTTAATCACCTTCTTTAACGAAACGGTTGTAACCGGCATATCAACTATTGCTTGGAGTAGATCAAGTAATTTATTTTTTCTCTTGTTTACCCATTTATGAGGTTCTGTAACTATAAATACTTGCTTAACCAATATTTCAAAAACAGATGTAGAGAGCTTCTTGGCTTGATATAAGTAATAAATCTCTCCCAACAGATCAATTATATCACTGATATGTCTCATTGCATATACGCATATCTTTTTTTGATTATCGTTGTAATCAGGATTGGCTAGATAGTCCAATACGGCTTCCTGATAATAATCAGGGTAATGATACATTGCTTCAAAATCCTTGGATTTAAATAGTTCTATAGGATCTTTCCAGGGGGAAACCTTAGCCTCAATGGCTACAATCTTTTGTGGAAAAGTAACCCAATTGCCCCAAGGGCATCCTTCTTTTAAAATATCTTGTGGTGGTTGATAGCCCTCATAATTTGGAAATTGCATAAGGTAATGGACGCAATTTTTCCACTCCATCATGGGTGGCTTCTTTTGACCATAAAGGGGAAAAAAAGAACTTAATACAAAAAAGGTAAATAAGGCTATTTTCAGTGGTAGCATGGGATACAAATTAAAAAATCTTGCTATTTTATGCAGGCTACCTACTGTATAACCCACATTGTATGTTAAACTGAAAGATTACGATTGGTTATATCGTCTAATGCTACTACCTTCCTTTAGACTTTGTTTTTCCCGTGTATCCAAAGTGACTTTTTGTACACCTGCTGCTATTACATAGGTGCTATCCACTGCTATACCACAATGTCTTGTAGTTGCTACAATATCCCCGAATTGCATAGGGGTGCTCGAATCTAATATATCAAAACGGCCATTAGCAGTTCCATGCCAATCCGAAGCTGTAAAGGGCCACTTTCCACTCCAGTTAAGAGGAGCCGTTATACCTGCACCATTTAATACATCAAACACAAAGAGGTTACACTTGGGAGTTCCTATTTCGAAATACATTTTTTTATCTTTCCCATTTTCGTCTTTATACGTAGAGGTCTTTGCTACATTATGGGCATACTCCTCTCTACAAGTGATGCTTAGCCTCTTTGCTTCTTCGGCAATCGCAGCCCTTGCCCGCGCAGAGCCATCAGCACGCTGATCTAAAATCTCCTTTTCTACTCTTGCCATGTCCAATATGCATGCACCCATAACCTCACGTATTTCCTCCTTGCTAGGCGTTCTTCCAACTGCTCTCCTCTTTGCATATAGTCTTTCTAAGATAGTAGTCACTACTGCTGAATCGTTACGTAATCTTTCTACAATAATACCTCCTGCTTCTGGATCATTACAACTATAACCACCTTGTATTAAATCTATTATTGAACGCTCCACCTCCTTTTGCAGTGCGCTTCGATTTTCCGCAGATTCCTCAAAATCATAGGTATTGGTATAGGTTCTGTTTGTAGAGGGCCCTGGCTCTGAACCCACACTATTTCCCATGTGGTAAGCAAAGGAACGGTTACATCCTGTTAAGAACGGAAAAAGAACCAAACTACTTAATAGCAAAGTAGATTATGTATATTCAAATATTATGCCATGCAACTTTTTCATAATCCAATGGTTAAATATATTTAGTATGATTACTTAATATTTAATTTAAGTATAGTAAAAGAAATAATATTATATATAACAATAGGTCTTTCCATAAGATTGTATAAATATTTTTTATTGTAGTGGACTGAAAAATTAGGGTACTAATCGGATAAGCAGAGAAAACTTTACCCCATTCCTTTAAGCACCGTACTTACAAGTTACCCTATATACGGCTCAAACAATCCCTACGCTACAGCTCAACCTTTCTTACTGCTCTGTCGCACCGACAGTTGGATAGCGTTGTGATAGATTGATGGTATAATTTTTTCTATTTTTCTAGTGTTATTTTTTTTGATTTTTATTGTTATAAGTCTAAATGGTTGTCCCTGAAATAGTATTACTGAATAGGTTTATTTGAGTCATATGATTTTCTCAGATTGAAATTTTAGGATGCACGCTGCCTTAAGCTAAACACCATAAAGGCATAAGGGTTATGGGATCAAGAT
Above is a window of Candidatus Cardinium hertigii DNA encoding:
- the glyA gene encoding serine hydroxymethyltransferase: MPALVFWFTTDTMLPQTLPVYSIAEPRVTAAPLTEKHLYQIECRQTVEAHGGYVAIQETADAIQALYVLPIEGQKVIRFKNYDPVYLAYAEGLPGKRYYGGCHIIDEIELLAIERAKNLFKVEWANVQPHSGSQANAALLMAVLKPGDKILGFNLAHGGHLTHGSPVNFSGKLYQASFYGVNPETGYIDLDSVAQKARSEKPAIIICGASAYSRDWDYLQLRTIADEIAAFLWADISHPAGLISQGLLNNPFPYCHFVTTTTHKTLRGPRGGLLLMGKDFDNPLGKTNKSGQLHKMSALLDAAVFPGIQGGPLEHGIAAKAIAFYEAMTYGFTCYAKQVQKNAQAMAQAFLDAGYHILSGGTDNHLLVLDLSKQNITGKEAEAALEKADIITNRNLVPFDKNTPQVTSGIRLGTAAVTTRGLKEKDMPLIVEWIDYLLKNKDKDSQIKEVKQIVNAYMCRFPLTTSDYPFIAS
- a CDS encoding HD domain-containing protein, translated to MIANTIAETAESLAQEQELIGLLTTQTTLSAERIQQTIAFIKNAHGLVRRKSGAPYYTHPMAVAKLLLEVTQDPDTILAGLLHDIVENTPITLHQLELMYGSAIAAVVDQVTHYNTNGYPWELDKLENKNILNQCKDTRVVQVKLADRLHNMRTLSARKPSDQQRIAQETLAFYIPWGTKHHVPQQWLTEMQRICGQFLV
- a CDS encoding ATP-binding cassette domain-containing protein; this translates as MRYRNSIYNTYVGERGVKLSGGQRQRVAIACAILKDAPILILDEATSALDSQTENLIQDSLHY